A genomic segment from Actinomadura hallensis encodes:
- a CDS encoding cobyrinate a,c-diamide synthase has protein sequence MTSHAVPRLVVAAPSSGSGKTTVATGLIAALRARGLRVSPHKVGPDYIDPGYHSLAAGRPGRNLDPWLVGEDRIAPLFLHGAAGADVAVVEGVMGLFDGHGGEEFRASGFASTAHVARLLGAPVVLVVDVARQSRSVAALVQGFAVFEPGVRIGGVILNRVGSDRHEELCREALEASGVPVLGAIRRDGGVVTPSRHLGLIPAAERGGDAVRAVERLGALVAESCDLDALLRLAATAPPPAGRPWDPAEQVTPVPGRPVVAVAGGPAFTFSYAEHVELLRAAGADVAVFDPLRDEALPDGTAALVIGGGFPEVHAHELAANAPMLAAVAAFGGPVAAECAGLLYLCEELDGRAMCGRIPGRAAMTSRLTLGYREAVAMVESPLTRPGERFRGHEFHRTALTGGAAEPLFRWSGAGGKFGDGFGDERITASYLHLHWAGYPEAAQRLVSSSRSPSALR, from the coding sequence GTGACCTCCCATGCAGTGCCGCGGCTCGTCGTCGCGGCGCCGTCGTCGGGCAGCGGGAAGACGACCGTCGCGACCGGCCTGATCGCGGCGCTGCGGGCGCGCGGCCTGCGGGTGTCGCCGCACAAGGTCGGCCCCGACTACATCGACCCGGGGTACCACTCGCTCGCGGCGGGCCGGCCGGGCCGCAACCTCGACCCGTGGCTGGTGGGCGAGGACCGGATCGCGCCGCTGTTCCTGCACGGCGCCGCCGGCGCGGACGTCGCGGTGGTCGAAGGCGTAATGGGCCTGTTCGACGGGCACGGCGGTGAGGAGTTCCGCGCGAGCGGTTTCGCGTCCACGGCGCATGTGGCGCGGCTGCTCGGGGCCCCGGTGGTCCTGGTGGTGGACGTGGCGCGGCAGAGCCGGTCGGTCGCGGCGCTCGTGCAGGGCTTCGCGGTGTTCGAGCCGGGGGTCCGGATCGGCGGGGTCATCCTGAACCGGGTGGGGTCGGACCGGCACGAGGAGCTGTGCCGGGAGGCGCTGGAGGCGTCGGGGGTGCCGGTCCTCGGGGCGATCCGGCGGGACGGCGGGGTCGTCACGCCGTCCCGGCATCTCGGGCTGATCCCGGCGGCCGAGCGCGGAGGCGACGCCGTGCGCGCGGTGGAGCGGCTCGGCGCGCTCGTCGCCGAATCCTGCGACCTGGACGCGCTGCTGCGGCTCGCCGCCACCGCTCCCCCGCCGGCGGGGCGGCCGTGGGACCCGGCGGAGCAGGTGACCCCGGTGCCGGGCCGGCCGGTCGTCGCGGTGGCGGGCGGGCCGGCGTTCACCTTCTCCTATGCCGAGCACGTGGAGCTGCTGCGCGCGGCGGGTGCGGACGTGGCGGTGTTCGACCCGCTGCGCGACGAGGCCCTCCCGGACGGGACGGCCGCGCTCGTCATCGGCGGCGGGTTCCCCGAGGTGCACGCGCACGAGCTCGCGGCCAACGCGCCGATGCTCGCGGCCGTGGCGGCGTTCGGCGGCCCGGTCGCCGCGGAGTGCGCCGGGCTGCTGTACCTGTGCGAGGAGCTCGACGGGCGGGCGATGTGCGGGCGTATCCCCGGCCGGGCCGCGATGACGTCCCGGCTGACGCTCGGCTACCGGGAGGCGGTCGCGATGGTGGAGTCGCCGCTGACGCGGCCGGGCGAGCGGTTCCGCGGCCACGAGTTCCACCGCACCGCCTTGACCGGCGGGGCCGCCGAACCGCTGTTCCGGTGGAGCGGCGCCGGCGGAAAGTTCGGAGACGGGTTCGGAGATGAGCGGATCACCGCGTCCTACCTGCACCTGCACTGGGCCGGGTATCCGGAGGCGGCTCAGCGGCTGGTGTCGTCCTCCAGGTCGCCCTCAGCCTTGAGGTAG
- the cobO gene encoding cob(I)yrinic acid a,c-diamide adenosyltransferase, whose translation MPQGKPVSVPDDGLTTRQRRNRPLLIVHTGPGKGKSTAAFGMALRAWNQGWPIGVFQFVKSAKWRIGEERALRVLGESGEGGSVAWHKMGEGWSWIRRPGAEDDHAENAREGWAQIKRDLAAETYRFYVLDEFTYPLKWGWLDLAEVVETLTGRPGDQHVVITGRDAPDRLVEVADLVTEMGKVKHPMDAGQKGQRGIEW comes from the coding sequence ATGCCCCAGGGGAAGCCGGTGTCCGTCCCCGACGACGGTCTCACCACGCGGCAGCGCCGCAACCGGCCGCTGCTGATCGTCCACACCGGGCCCGGCAAGGGCAAGTCCACCGCCGCGTTCGGGATGGCGCTGCGGGCGTGGAACCAGGGCTGGCCGATCGGGGTGTTCCAGTTCGTGAAGTCGGCGAAGTGGCGGATCGGCGAGGAGCGCGCCCTGCGGGTGCTGGGCGAGAGCGGCGAGGGCGGGTCCGTCGCCTGGCACAAGATGGGTGAGGGCTGGTCGTGGATCCGGCGGCCGGGCGCCGAGGACGACCACGCGGAGAACGCGCGGGAGGGCTGGGCGCAGATCAAGCGCGACCTGGCCGCCGAGACGTACCGCTTCTACGTCCTGGACGAGTTCACCTACCCGCTCAAGTGGGGCTGGCTGGACCTGGCCGAAGTCGTCGAGACCCTCACCGGTCGTCCCGGGGACCAGCACGTCGTCATCACCGGACGGGACGCGCCGGACCGGCTCGTCGAGGTCGCGGACCTGGTGACGGAGATGGGCAAGGTCAAGCATCCGATGGACGCGGGGCAGAAGGGCCAGCGGGGCATCGAGTGGTGA
- a CDS encoding magnesium chelatase subunit D family protein has protein sequence MDDLKLALLLNAVSPRVGGVLVRGEKGTAKSTIVRALAAQLPAVDVVPACRFACDPAAPDPACPDGPHDPGGPSARRPAALVELPVGASEDRLAGSLDVERALTEGVKAFEPGLLAAAHRGVLYVDEVNLLHDHLVDLLLDAAALGTCYVERESVSVRHAARFLLVGTMNPEEGELRPQLLDRFGLTVEVRASRDPKERAEVVRRRLAFEAGPEAFAARWADAEAELAGRISAARERLDGVRLPDERLEQIAAVCAGFEVDGLRADLVTANAALAHAAWRGRAEVTAEDVRAAARLALPHRRRRDPFDAPGLDESLLDELLNSTSPDDGPDDTPPGGAPPEGGDGPSPPSGDGAEHSDAPDAARPGDAPSGDGEATESEAPGGAGEAEAGKVAAAAAPHAVPLLKVPGVGEGAAGRRSRSRTALGKVTGTRRPAGRIRDPHVIATLLAAAPHQRARGRSGPGLVLRPDDLRESVREGREGNLVLFVVDASGSMAARRRMTTVKTAVLSLLLDAYQRRDKIGMITFRGRDADLVLPPTSSVEAGAARLRALPTGGRTPLAAGLVKAAEVLRVERLRDPARRPLLVVVTDGRATAAGDVERAAGLLAGTAGIVVDCEDGPVRLGLAGKLAVRLDARLVPLGDLDGIVRSHRKQEHRKAA, from the coding sequence ATGGACGATCTGAAACTGGCGCTGCTGCTGAACGCGGTCTCCCCCCGGGTCGGGGGCGTGCTGGTGCGCGGTGAGAAGGGCACCGCGAAGTCCACGATCGTCCGCGCGCTGGCCGCGCAGCTGCCCGCCGTGGACGTCGTGCCGGCGTGCCGGTTCGCCTGCGACCCGGCCGCGCCGGACCCGGCGTGCCCGGACGGGCCGCACGATCCGGGCGGCCCGTCCGCGCGGCGCCCGGCGGCGCTGGTGGAGCTGCCGGTCGGCGCGTCCGAGGACCGGCTCGCCGGGTCCCTCGACGTCGAGCGGGCCCTCACCGAGGGCGTGAAGGCGTTCGAGCCGGGGCTGCTGGCGGCGGCGCACCGCGGCGTCCTTTACGTGGACGAGGTGAACCTGCTGCACGACCACCTGGTAGACCTGCTGCTGGACGCCGCCGCCCTCGGCACCTGCTACGTCGAGCGGGAGTCGGTGTCGGTCCGGCACGCGGCGCGGTTCCTGCTCGTCGGGACGATGAACCCCGAGGAGGGCGAGTTGCGCCCGCAGCTCCTGGACCGGTTCGGGCTGACGGTCGAGGTGCGGGCGTCGCGGGACCCGAAGGAGCGGGCGGAGGTGGTACGGCGGCGGCTGGCGTTCGAGGCCGGCCCTGAGGCGTTCGCGGCGCGCTGGGCGGACGCCGAGGCCGAACTCGCCGGGCGGATCTCCGCCGCGCGGGAGCGGCTGGACGGAGTGCGACTGCCGGACGAGCGGCTGGAGCAGATCGCGGCGGTGTGCGCCGGGTTCGAGGTGGACGGCCTGCGCGCCGACCTGGTCACGGCGAACGCCGCCCTGGCGCACGCGGCGTGGCGGGGGCGGGCCGAGGTGACGGCCGAGGACGTCCGGGCGGCCGCGCGCCTGGCGCTGCCCCATCGCCGCCGCCGCGACCCGTTCGACGCGCCCGGCCTGGACGAGTCCCTCCTGGATGAGCTGCTGAACAGTACGTCCCCCGATGACGGGCCCGACGACACACCGCCCGGCGGCGCGCCACCGGAGGGCGGGGACGGTCCGTCGCCGCCCTCCGGTGACGGGGCGGAGCATTCCGACGCACCAGACGCCGCACGGCCCGGCGACGCACCGAGCGGGGATGGGGAGGCGACGGAGAGCGAAGCGCCCGGCGGTGCGGGAGAGGCGGAGGCCGGGAAGGTCGCGGCGGCCGCCGCGCCGCACGCGGTGCCGCTGCTGAAGGTCCCGGGCGTCGGCGAGGGCGCGGCGGGCCGCCGGTCGCGGTCGCGGACGGCGCTGGGCAAGGTGACGGGTACGCGCCGCCCGGCGGGGCGGATTCGCGACCCGCACGTGATCGCGACGCTGCTGGCCGCGGCGCCGCATCAGCGGGCGCGCGGGCGGTCCGGTCCCGGCCTGGTGCTGCGGCCGGACGACCTGCGCGAGTCGGTCCGCGAGGGGCGCGAGGGCAACCTGGTGCTGTTCGTCGTGGACGCCAGCGGGTCGATGGCCGCGCGGCGCCGCATGACCACGGTGAAGACGGCCGTGCTGAGCCTGCTGCTGGACGCCTACCAGCGCCGCGACAAGATCGGCATGATCACCTTCCGGGGGCGGGACGCCGACCTGGTGCTGCCGCCGACCTCGTCGGTGGAGGCGGGGGCGGCGCGGCTGCGCGCGCTGCCGACCGGGGGCCGCACGCCGCTGGCCGCCGGGCTGGTGAAGGCCGCGGAGGTGCTGCGCGTGGAGCGGCTGCGCGATCCGGCGCGCCGTCCGCTGCTGGTGGTCGTCACCGACGGCCGCGCCACCGCGGCAGGCGACGTGGAGCGGGCGGCGGGTCTGCTCGCGGGCACGGCGGGGATCGTCGTGGACTGCGAGGACGGCCCGGTGCGGCTCGGGCTGGCGGGGAAGCTGGCGGTGCGGCTGGATGCGCGGCTCGTCCCGCTGGGCGACCTCGACGGGATCGTCCGGAGTCATCGCAAGCAGGAGCACAGGAAGGCGGCCTGA
- a CDS encoding histidine phosphatase family protein: MGVRPGAASRARRGASLIGVLFVRHATSAGMREARFPAGGAADAGGLARARRLAGTLSGAEAWSSPARAALETCEALELAARPVAALAEADHGRWAGLPYTRVAAREPDALARWLSDPHAVPHGGESRADLAARVAAWLDTGVSGIAVCDSGVIRAALAHALGVDVTAADRIDITPLSTTALVSTGNGWRIAHINRKVTD, from the coding sequence ATGGGCGTCCGACCGGGCGCGGCGTCCCGCGCCCGTCGCGGCGCCAGCCTGATCGGAGTGCTGTTCGTCCGGCACGCGACGTCGGCCGGGATGCGGGAGGCCCGCTTCCCGGCCGGCGGCGCGGCCGACGCGGGCGGCCTGGCCAGGGCGCGGCGCCTGGCCGGGACGCTGTCCGGCGCCGAGGCATGGTCGTCGCCGGCGCGGGCGGCACTGGAGACGTGTGAGGCGCTCGAACTCGCCGCCCGGCCGGTCGCGGCGCTGGCCGAGGCGGACCACGGCCGCTGGGCCGGTCTCCCGTACACGCGGGTGGCGGCGCGGGAGCCGGACGCGCTGGCTCGCTGGCTGTCCGACCCGCACGCCGTGCCGCACGGCGGCGAGAGCCGGGCCGACCTCGCGGCCCGCGTCGCGGCCTGGCTCGACACCGGCGTGTCCGGTATCGCCGTTTGCGATTCGGGCGTCATCCGGGCGGCGCTCGCCCACGCTCTCGGGGTGGACGTCACAGCCGCGGACCGCATCGACATCACGCCCTTGTCGACGACTGCTCTCGTCTCCACCGGAAACGGCTGGCGGATCGCCCATATCAACCGGAAGGTCACTGATTGA
- a CDS encoding CbtA family protein, translating into MIRTLLVRGLLLGLLAGLVAGAFAFAVGEPRIDDAIALEEAAAAAEPAHGHEHEHEAAGGGHDHGAEVSRGTQKFGLFLATGLYGLAVGGVFALVFAALRGRVGPRSDGGLALAAAGTAFAAVIVVPFLKYPANPPAVGDPETITSRTLLYLAMVVIGLLAVAIAVTTARRVTGGPWARWAAAVLAFLVPVVAAWLALPGVNEVPDGFPAALLWEFRVASLGTQLVFWAAFGALFGWASDRARRPAPVAAPA; encoded by the coding sequence ATGATCCGGACCCTGCTGGTCAGGGGCCTTCTTCTCGGCCTGCTGGCCGGGCTCGTCGCGGGCGCGTTCGCGTTCGCCGTGGGCGAGCCCCGCATCGATGACGCGATCGCACTGGAGGAGGCCGCCGCGGCGGCCGAGCCCGCACACGGCCACGAGCATGAACACGAGGCCGCCGGCGGCGGGCACGACCACGGCGCGGAGGTGAGCCGCGGGACGCAGAAGTTCGGGCTCTTCCTCGCCACGGGCCTGTACGGGCTCGCGGTGGGCGGCGTGTTCGCGCTGGTCTTCGCGGCGCTGCGCGGGCGGGTCGGCCCGCGGTCGGACGGGGGCCTCGCCCTCGCCGCCGCCGGGACGGCCTTCGCCGCGGTCATCGTCGTCCCGTTCCTGAAGTACCCCGCCAATCCCCCGGCGGTCGGCGACCCCGAGACGATCACCAGCCGGACCCTGCTGTATCTGGCGATGGTCGTCATCGGGCTGCTCGCCGTGGCCATCGCGGTGACCACGGCCAGGCGCGTCACCGGCGGGCCGTGGGCGCGCTGGGCGGCGGCGGTGCTCGCCTTCCTGGTGCCGGTCGTGGCGGCGTGGCTGGCGCTGCCCGGGGTGAACGAGGTGCCGGACGGGTTCCCCGCCGCCCTGCTGTGGGAGTTCCGGGTCGCGTCGCTCGGTACCCAGCTGGTGTTCTGGGCGGCGTTCGGAGCCCTGTTCGGATGGGCGTCCGACCGGGCGCGGCGTCCCGCGCCCGTCGCGGCGCCAGCCTGA
- a CDS encoding CbtB domain-containing protein, with product MSTLSAPGNIPLPRLVPWLLAVPVLLLIGYLVLMDNGAVSQTGGYLHELMHDGRHLLGVPCH from the coding sequence GTGAGCACGCTGTCGGCTCCAGGCAACATCCCCCTTCCACGCCTCGTTCCTTGGCTGCTCGCGGTTCCCGTGCTGCTGCTCATCGGCTACCTCGTCCTGATGGACAACGGCGCCGTGTCGCAGACGGGCGGCTACCTCCACGAGCTGATGCACGACGGGCGGCACCTGCTCGGCGTGCCGTGCCACTGA
- a CDS encoding tyrosine-type recombinase/integrase produces MYRRCGCEEPDTGRTLGSRCPRLAAERSHGSWYLRLELDTGTDGRRRRVRRGGFPTRKAALEALVRLRGPAGSPLTVASWLERWLENHPGAPSTVTGYADHVRRYLNPLLGHLLLAEMSVLRVEEMFAVITREHQGAGRRLSAATLDRIRATLRAALNAALRQGLVEENPASLVALPPTRRPRAVVWTAARVQHWRKTGERPAVAVWTAAQTAQFLDAIAAHRLYAAYHLIALRGLRRGEAAGLRWCDVDLDEGTAVICRQLQRRDGRLMVCPPKTAHSTRVIALDRTTIAALRAHRSKQQAEAAAYGEGYRDSGYVFTNLNGDPVAPGRLTHVFQKLIAEHDLAPIRLHDLRHGAATLALAAGVELKVVQEMLGHSSIVLTADTYTSVLPEVAHRAAEQTATHLLRAAGMVPGTTRRRGRALARHRRPTGGHTRTGLVRRRGANSRRPASAGPRPRARPLGRLRSDPAVSAA; encoded by the coding sequence GTGTACCGGCGATGTGGCTGCGAGGAGCCAGACACCGGCCGCACCCTGGGTAGTAGGTGTCCGCGACTGGCGGCCGAGCGCAGCCATGGCAGTTGGTACCTGCGCCTCGAACTGGACACCGGAACGGACGGTCGCCGTCGACGGGTCCGCCGGGGCGGGTTCCCGACCCGCAAGGCCGCGCTGGAGGCGTTGGTACGGCTGCGTGGCCCGGCTGGGAGTCCGCTGACGGTCGCCTCGTGGCTGGAGCGGTGGCTGGAGAACCATCCGGGTGCGCCGTCCACGGTGACCGGGTACGCCGATCACGTGCGGCGGTATCTGAACCCGCTGTTGGGTCACCTGCTGCTGGCGGAAATGTCGGTCCTGCGCGTGGAGGAGATGTTCGCGGTCATCACCCGCGAGCATCAGGGCGCGGGCCGGCGGCTGTCGGCCGCGACGCTGGATCGGATCCGCGCGACGCTGCGGGCGGCGTTGAACGCGGCGCTCCGCCAGGGGCTGGTGGAGGAGAACCCGGCGTCGCTGGTGGCGTTGCCTCCGACGCGGCGGCCGCGTGCGGTGGTGTGGACCGCCGCCCGTGTCCAGCACTGGCGCAAGACCGGGGAGCGGCCCGCCGTGGCTGTATGGACCGCTGCTCAGACGGCCCAGTTCCTGGACGCGATCGCCGCGCACCGTCTGTATGCGGCCTACCATCTGATCGCGTTGCGTGGACTGCGGCGCGGTGAGGCGGCCGGGCTGCGGTGGTGCGATGTCGACTTGGACGAGGGCACCGCGGTGATCTGCCGGCAGTTGCAGCGACGGGACGGGCGGCTGATGGTATGCCCGCCCAAGACCGCGCACAGTACCCGGGTGATCGCGCTGGACCGCACCACGATCGCGGCGCTGCGCGCCCATCGATCAAAGCAGCAGGCCGAAGCGGCCGCCTACGGCGAGGGGTACCGCGACAGCGGGTATGTCTTCACCAACCTCAACGGTGACCCGGTTGCCCCGGGCCGGCTCACCCACGTGTTCCAGAAACTGATCGCCGAGCACGACCTGGCGCCGATCCGGCTGCACGACCTACGCCATGGTGCCGCGACGCTGGCGCTGGCCGCCGGCGTGGAACTGAAGGTGGTGCAGGAGATGCTCGGCCATTCCAGCATCGTGCTGACCGCCGACACCTACACCTCCGTCCTACCCGAAGTCGCGCACCGCGCAGCCGAGCAGACCGCAACGCACCTGCTGCGCGCCGCGGGCATGGTGCCCGGCACCACCCGACGTCGCGGCCGTGCCCTGGCCCGGCATCGGCGCCCTACTGGGGGTCACACCCGGACCGGTCTGGTGCGGCGCCGGGGGGCGAACAGTAGGCGTCCCGCATCGGCAGGTCCCCGCCCACGGGCTCGGCCGCTTGGACGCCTCCGCTCGGATCCTGCGGTATCGGCTGCGTAA
- a CDS encoding RNA-guided endonuclease InsQ/TnpB family protein: protein MQLRYTFRLYPTPGQCAVLARAFGCSRVVFNDGLRARQDAHAAGLPYISDGELSKRVITEAKKTPQRSWLGEVSAVVLQQALADLNTAYRNFFASLSGKRKGPKAAPPRFRSRKDNRQVIRFTRNARFQVTAGGKLRLPKIGDVKVRWSRRLPSEPSSVTVIKDAAGRYFASFVVEAAGEPLPQTAAEIGIDLGLTHFAVLSDGRKIGNRRFLRRAERRLRKAQQALSRKAKGSNNRAKAVVKVARAHARVADARRDFAHQLSTRIVRENQAVMVEDLAVKGLARTRLAKSVHDAGWGQFTQMLTYKAARHGRTLVKVDRWFPSSKLCSACGAVAESMPLNVRSWACPCGAVHDRDVNAAKNILAAGRAERLNACGGTVRPAA, encoded by the coding sequence GTGCAGCTCCGGTACACCTTCCGCCTCTACCCGACCCCGGGCCAGTGCGCCGTTCTGGCCCGCGCGTTCGGGTGCTCCCGGGTGGTGTTCAACGACGGGCTGCGCGCCAGGCAGGACGCCCACGCGGCCGGTCTGCCGTACATCTCCGACGGCGAGCTGTCCAAGCGGGTCATCACCGAGGCCAAGAAGACCCCGCAGCGTTCCTGGCTGGGCGAGGTGTCCGCCGTGGTGCTCCAGCAGGCGCTGGCCGACCTGAACACCGCCTACCGCAACTTCTTCGCTTCGCTGTCGGGCAAGCGCAAGGGGCCGAAGGCCGCCCCGCCCCGGTTCCGGTCCCGCAAGGACAACCGGCAGGTGATCCGCTTCACCCGCAATGCCCGCTTCCAGGTCACGGCGGGAGGGAAACTGCGCCTGCCGAAGATCGGCGATGTCAAAGTGCGCTGGTCCCGCCGCCTGCCGTCCGAACCGTCCAGCGTGACCGTGATCAAAGACGCGGCCGGGCGGTACTTCGCCTCGTTCGTGGTCGAGGCCGCCGGCGAGCCGCTGCCGCAGACGGCCGCCGAGATCGGGATCGACCTGGGCCTGACGCACTTCGCGGTGCTCTCGGACGGCCGGAAGATCGGCAATCGGCGGTTCCTCCGCCGCGCCGAACGGCGGTTGCGCAAGGCTCAGCAGGCCCTGTCCCGCAAGGCGAAGGGATCGAACAACCGCGCCAAGGCCGTGGTCAAGGTCGCCCGTGCCCATGCTCGGGTGGCCGATGCGCGCCGGGACTTCGCTCACCAGCTCTCCACCCGGATCGTCCGCGAGAACCAAGCGGTGATGGTGGAGGACCTGGCGGTGAAGGGCCTGGCCCGCACGCGCCTGGCCAAGAGCGTGCACGACGCCGGATGGGGCCAGTTCACGCAGATGCTCACCTACAAGGCCGCCCGGCATGGCCGGACCCTGGTCAAGGTGGACCGCTGGTTCCCCAGCTCGAAACTGTGCTCGGCGTGCGGGGCGGTCGCCGAGTCCATGCCGCTGAACGTCCGGTCGTGGGCCTGCCCGTGCGGGGCGGTCCACGACCGGGACGTCAACGCCGCCAAGAACATCCTCGCCGCCGGACGGGCGGAGAGGCTAAACGCCTGCGGAGGGACCGTAAGACCCGCCGCCTAG